Genomic segment of Arachis hypogaea cultivar Tifrunner chromosome 16, arahy.Tifrunner.gnm2.J5K5, whole genome shotgun sequence:
ttttacattgatttaaagagttttcaaagatctttaattataaacaaatttcaatcaatttcgaAAATCGAGGCAAAGTTATGATCGTACAAAGTTCATCAAGAATCCCATTTTACCAAAAACTacaatttaccaaattttcacaATTCTCAAGCCACCTCCAACCAAAACAACATCAACCTCCCATTTACAGTAAAACTACCCTCTTGGGTAAAAAATTCATCACTTACCACATCTTTTCATCATATTTCACCATTCTCCAACCATCAATACCAATCTCACATCATACTTCATCATTTTCAACATTAATAGTATCATATCAAAATTATCAATTTTCTATCATCAAACTCATTCATGCTTCTAAGCCATAAATAACAATAGTCATTCACCCCAATTTATCATACATCAAAATCTCAATATCATTATTTCTCAACATAaccattttaattcaatttacaaCATCAACCAACATCATCAACAATCACataaattcaatcctatcctatgggtcactagcctaagtgtccatgaatattatatactacatagagaaaaccgaaatcataccttgaccgattcccTTTATGCACTGAAATCCAAAATTGATCACCAAAGagctttccaacacaatccaAGCTTCCAATCAATCACCAACAAGCTCTAAACTCACAACAAACAAGCTATATACACACCAAACATCACTAATCAAACTAGGGCTCAACATAAACATAATCTAACAAAGGTTTCAAGAGCTCTTACCTTATCCAACGGTTTTAGAAGCCAAAACCACCAAtaatcaagtgctagagtgtacctaaaatACCCAAGACACAAGATTTCACTCAAAATCAAACCCTAAAACTCGAAATTCTCAAGGGCACGAAAACTGGGCAGGAAAACTCGAGAAACTTACCACAATGCTTAGATAGAAAGGATGGGCTTGGCGAGAGCTTTGAGTAGCCACTGACGGCAcgcgaatcggagcaccgtagcttaAGATATCGCGGATTGAATGGAGAAGTGAATAgtgctcttctctcttctcctctcttctttgcagctggtgtgtgtgtgtttatgggtgaagggttcattaatgaacccttatatatgttggacttggacccggtccaatccgttagcgtttttagcccgttcggcccaactttgggccaaacctttaacactAACGCCCGATTTTCCATCGCTAacttttttctaaggtttttgccgGTTTTTACTTTTTCTCATGCGGTACCGGGAAGacttaaaccggttgaaccggttcaactgccgaTTCGCAGTTTTTCAcgatttttcgcagaaaacatattttctgactcggaaagacctactgagtccaaaaatgatgtttagaacctcaaattctcactctaacttttcggAATCTAATTTGGAGCAATATAATAACTTAATTAACCGGTGGATTAATTGTGGTTCTTACAGGTTGTAGTTTGTTATGAATAGATTGATCAATGATACACAAAGTACTTTTATTAATGGAAGACTGATTAGTGACAACGTATTAATTGCACATGAATTCATGCATTttctaaagaacaagaaatatggGAGTCATGATTTCGCTTTGAAGATCGATATGAGTAAagcatatgatagggtggaatggTCTTTCATGGTCTATGATGAGAAGGTTGGGCTTTTGCAATAAATGGGTGGACTGGATTAAGGAGTGTGTGACGATAGTTTTTTATTCTGTGTTTGTATATGGTCAACCCATGGTTTTTTTAAACCATGTAGAGGGATGCGACAAGGCTACCCCCTCTCTCCCTACCTTTTTCTATTTTGTGTAGAAGGACTTTTCCATCTGGTCCACAGAGgagaacagagacagaaattttttGGATTGAGATTTAATCACTAATGCCCCAAAATCAATCGCTTATTTTTTACAGATGACTCAATACTATTTAGTAAGGCTATGGAAGAGGATTGTCGGGGACCAATTCAGATTTTACAGAGTTATGAGGAGATTAGTGGTCAGAAAGTCAACTTGGATAAATCATCAGTGTTCTTTAGCAGAAATATACCAGTGCATACACGAGATTCCCTAGCTAACATACTCCAAATTCTTCATATTCGCAatcaaaacaaatatttaagaCTTCCATCAGTCACCTAAAGGTCTAAAAGGGCAACATTTAATTACATAAAGGATAAGGTTACGCAAAAGTTTCAACACTGAAAAAAGGGCTTTACTTTCATCAAATGGCAGGGAGGTGTTAATAAAAGCCGTCACAAATGGTGTACCACTTTACACCTTAAAATGTTTCAAGATGTCAGAAACGCTGCTCGAAGAAATTCAGAGGGCAATTTAGCAATTCTGGTGGGGACAAAAGGGAAGCGAAAGGAGGATGCAGTGGATAAGTTGGAGAATTACTTGTAGGCCGAAAGAACAAGGGGATTGAACTTCAAGGAtctaaaagccttcaaccttgcTATGTTAGCTAAGCAAGGAAGGAGACTATTGACTAGACCTAATTCCCTGATTTCTAAGGTTTATAAAAGTAAATACTACAGATTTTCTAGTTTTCTACGGGTTGAGACAGGTACCAACCTCTCACGGGGTTGGAAGAGCGTGTTGGAGGGtcgaaaaattatgaaaaaaggCATTCTCTGGAGAATAGGATGAGGCAGCATGATAAGTTTGACACaggattcatgagacaaaaagttTACTGCCATAACACCTATAACTAATACAAATATAGAATACACTCCACAATGGGTTGCAAAACTAATGTCACCAAACAgacaataaaattaaacaaaaataaaagaatatttcaATCCAGCAATAGCAGAGACAATTATTAACACAGAAATTGTAGAAGGAGAAGACTACATTACCTACCTGAAGGAGAAGAAGGGAAGCTATTCAGTCTCATCTGGTTATAAATTTGCATTTCAGGTTTATCATCCTCCAGTGAAATTTCACCCTATCcagtgcaacaaaaaaaaaatccatatgGTCAGGAATATGGCGTCTTAATAGCCAACCCAAATAAAGAAATTCTTTATGAAAGCTAATGCATAATGGATTACCAGTTAAATTAAAGCTCCACACTTGAATCCCCAAATTAACCCTATCTGTCCATGGTGTAACTCAATAGAGGAATTGACTTCACATTGTTTGTGGGTCTATCCAGATTCAACAGAAACTTAAAGGCTATTGGGAATTCATCTCCCAACAGTTACCAATGAGCATTGGTGGTGGTGGGAAGAATTGTAAAATTAGAACAAAGGACAAAGATAATTGAAAGAGATAAAGGAACATGTAGCTAACCTGGCATGATAGATTTGAAAATCCAGAAATGAGCAAGTTTTTGAAAGTAAGCGAAAGCTGCTTGTAAAAGTTGTTCACATTGCTCGAAAACTCATGGAGGAGTACACGGTCCTttgcctttttgtttttttttttgaagatgaCTTTACCAATTTCTTTCATTACTTCAATTGCATAGTATTTAATTGATTGGTGAAAATTTTTTATATGGGTCATTATTATGTGTGATGTGCGGTGTTGGACCAATTTttcaaagaataaaagtaattatcttaaaaaaaacaacaaaatatgttactaaaataaattattaatatagaatgaatattaaaatttaatatacatattaaagtaataaattaaattacatatatattatacatttatatataatgattaattttaagaattaatttcgatatgcaaataatatttttatttttttgaaggaaaaaaaagtgCAGCTCTTGAATAATTTGCTTGGGTTATGGAGACTTCACATTGATTTCAGTCAATGAACCTGCTTTTTTTCCTATATCAAAGTGTTATTGCATTTGAATCTCTCCTCCCCTCTGATCTGCATTCCCCATTAACCATGGCTGAATCATTCATATTCAATGTGGCACAATCATTGATAGGAAAGCTGACTTCTCCTGCATACAAAGCGGCTACTCAACTCATTGGTGTGTACGATGACTTGCAAGACTTCAAACACACTCTCTCATACGTCAAAGCTGTGCTGTTAGATGCTGAGCAAAAGCAAGAGCAGAACCACGCGCTGCGAGAATGGCTGAAGCAGATCAAGCGCGTTTTCTCCGATGCCGAGATCGTGCTTGACGAACTCGAGTGCGAGATTTTGCGGAAGCAAGTTGTCAAAGCCTATGGTACCACCAAACACAAGGTAGGTCGCTTCTTCTCGAGTTCTAATTCGCTTGTTTTTCGTTATAAGATGagtaaaaaattagaagaaatcaGGAAAAGATTAGATCTGGTTGCGGCTGATAGGAATAAGTTTGGGCTTGAAAGAATTGATGCTGATAGGCGAGTTGTGCATAGGAGGGAAATGACTTATTCCCATGTTGTTGAGTCAAATGCCATAGGGAGGGACTTTGATAAAGAGAAGATCATAAAGCTTTTGTTGCAGGAAAATCCGCATATCTCAGTTATTCCAATAGTGGGAATTGGAGGTATGGGGAAGACTACCCTTGCTAAATTGGTGTACAATGATCAGAGGATAACAGAGTCTTTTCCATTGAAAATGTGGATCTGTGTTTCTGATGACTTTGACTTCAACCAATTGTTGATCAAAATTATCATGTGTACTAGTGAAGGAGATCTTGCATCTTCTTATTCTCCTGTTGGCCAACAAAATGTGAAAGATTTGGATGTGCAGCAACTGCAACATACTCTAAGAAAAAAAATTGCTGGGAAGAAATTCCTACTCATCTTGGACGATGTATGGAATGATGATCGTGTTAAATGGCTTGAATTAAGAGATTTGCTAGAAATGATGGGTTCTAACAAAAGTAAGATCTTGGTGACTACTCGTAGTCCCACTATTGCTTCCATGATGGGTACCGTTAGCTCTTACAATTTAGAAGGCCTTTCTTTAAAGAATTCATTGTCTTTATTTGTTAGATGGGCTTTTAAAGAAGGTGAAGAGAAGAAGTATCCGAAATTGATGAATATTGCGAGAGAAATTGTGAAAAAATGTAGTGGCGTTCCTTTGGCAATAAGAACACTGGGGAGTTCATTATTTTCAAAACATAAGATAGATGAGTGGGAACATGTGCGAGATAATGAGATATGGAAATTGTCACAAAAGGAAAATGACATTTTACCTGTTTTAAAATTAAGCTATGATCAAATGCCATCATATTTAAAGCATTGCTTTGCTATGTTCTCTCTTTTCCCAAAGGATTACGTATTCATCAGCGCAACTGTTTCTTCTCTTTGGGGAGCACTTGGTCTCCTTCCATCATCAGTAGAAAACAAGTCTTTGGAAGATATTGCCAATCAATATTTACTTGAATTAATGTCAAAATCTTTTCTTCAGGATTTTATTGACTTTGGGGCTGGCTATTGTTTTAAAATACATGATTTAATGCACGATCTTGCGATCTATGTTGCAAAAGATCAGTGCGTGTGTGTCAACTTCAACGTCCAAAATATGCCTGAGAATGTTCAGCATCTGTCTTTTTTGGTAAAGCATATGCCTGACAAATCTCATATTCCAGAATCAGCAACTCTGAGAACTATATTGTTTCCTGTACATGAAATTGGAGTTGACGAAGCTTTTCTCAATACATCGGTGTTGAAGCATAAATATCTATATATGTTGGACTTAAGTAATTCAACTTATGAAACATTACCTTGGTTCATTCATAAGTTGAAGCACTTAAGATTTCTTGATCTGCAATATAATCGTAAAGTGAAGAGATTGCCTGATTCTATATGCATGCTCCAATGTTTGCAAACTTTCTTGCTTGTTGGGTGTACCGAGCTTGAAGTATTACCCAGAGGTTTAGAAAAGTTAATTAGCCTTCGACGTTTGGAGATAACCACAAAGCAGATTTCTTTGCCTGAGAAGGAGATTGCAAACTTGAAGTTTCTTCAAAGATTGCATATCTCGTTTAGCGAGAATTTAGAGTCTTTATTTCTTGGGATAAAATTACCTACTCTTAAGACATTGATTGTTGGAAAATGTAGCAATTTGAAGTTTCTGACAATTGATCCCAAGCATTTTCCTCAATTAGAGTATATCCATATTAATGGGTGTGACAAGTTGGAATTTCCAGAGGAATATGACTGTGGAACCAAAGACTCCAACATGAGATTGAAATGTATATGGCTTGAATCTTTACCACAGTTGGTGACCCTGCCTCCTTGGGTTCAATCATCTACAAATACATTACACACCTTGATAATTAGAGGTTGCATCAACTTTGAGGTGTTTCCTAAATGGCTAtcatctttgatttgtttgaatagACTTAGAATTTGTGATTGTCCAAAGTTGATGTCACTCCCGAATGATTTTCATTGCCTCACAGCCCTTGAACGTTTGGTAATTGTCAATTGTCCAAAGTTGTGTAGAAAATGTGTGCCAGGAGTAGGAGAGTATTGGCCCAGGATATCTCACATCAAGGAAGTAATCATTGATCGACCAGAACATTTTAGATCGGCGGTTGCGATGGCAAACGACTAGTTGGAGCCTTTCtgtttttatcatttttcttttcgTTTATGTCTCTTTCAATCAAGTGGAATGATGATTTATGTGTGTGCTGAAATCTTTCATAAAAGTATTGTTTGAATATACTTATAttaattcttcttctctcttataTACACTTATTGAATAGTACATTACTTGGGGGTTGTTTAAATTAATGCTGTTTTTTTAGTGTCTAAAAAATGCAGCATTTTGTTGCTTTAATACACATTTTTTTAATGGAGCTACTGCTATTATAAGCTTTCTTTTAGAAGAAATTTGAAACATATATATCTTTGgtattaagtaattaaatgaagaacaatttcataataattttcCTATATTACTGACTCAATAACCATAATAGTGCAGAAAATTTCCTCTAAAACAGAAAAACAAAGCTAAGTTTCCTCTAAAGTGTGATGTATTGAATCCCCAGTGCTCCATCCATATGAGGGGAATTTAGAAATTGACCTAGACGACATGCTGCATAACAGCATAAGCTATGTCGAGTCTGAATTAGCTATGTATACGATCCTTCAAACTATTCTCTGTAACCAGTGATCTCAGATAGTGGTGTTCCACTTTCTTGCTGAACTTTTGGGTATAGTCCATGGGTGTTGAGACAGATTTGCACCCCGAATAAGTCATAATCTTTTAATAAGTCCAAAGTGTATTTTCTTTGCAACCCGAAAAATGTGACTATTTACTTGAAAATGGTTATAATAATTTTCATTAAAAGATATGATAGTTGAATTATAGACATGTAACATGTTAAATAGTTCAGACAAATATGTATAGCCACCACTATCATTGCCGGGCACATGCCACTATAACATTCTATGTATAAGTGCATTTAGTTGAAGACCCTACAATTTTAGCGAATCTCCTCGTCATTCCGAACCAAAATCTCAATCTTTCCCATCTTTATCATCGCATCTGCAAAACTCTTTTGAAACTTGTCACCATTCACAGCAAAACTAGACACAAAATCTTTAGTGGAACTATCCAAAGCAAGCTCCTGGTCAATCTGCAACACACCTCTGTTCAAAAGAATCTGCTTGTAGAACTCATTATCAACTATAAACGAAGTATTCTGATCCAAGAACGCACTTGGAGGCGAAACTTGAACTCTTCCCGCCTTTGGATTACAAACCTTCACAAGCTTAGAATCCAATGCAGGATCCATTGTAGGATCATGTTTCCCATTAAAACTCAAAAGCCTTCTCTGAAAGGAAACACAATGAGCAACACCTACACTATGTGCACCCAAGAGAACCACCATTGCCTCTACCGTCATTCCCTTGTTTGCGAAAAATTGTGATATAAATTGCACCGGCGCACTTGCTCGTGGTATGTCAACGTCGCTGTTGTTGGATACTAAGCCGTCGCGCCGTCCGGTGGGGACGGCGTATTTGGGTCCACCGGAAAAGGCCACGGCATCTCTTGTGGCTAGTGTTATGATATCTGCGCATGAAACTGTAGAAGGGCATTCAGATTCTAGGGTCTCTTTCACCTCGTCAATAAAGTCGTATCCTCGAACGCTAGCGTTTTGGACCTGTGCTCTTCTCTGAGGTGTTGCTTGGGGAATCTATGAGTATGG
This window contains:
- the LOC112754742 gene encoding putative disease resistance protein RGA1, giving the protein MNLLFFLYQSVIAFESLLPSDLHSPLTMAESFIFNVAQSLIGKLTSPAYKAATQLIGVYDDLQDFKHTLSYVKAVLLDAEQKQEQNHALREWLKQIKRVFSDAEIVLDELECEILRKQVVKAYGTTKHKVGRFFSSSNSLVFRYKMSKKLEEIRKRLDLVAADRNKFGLERIDADRRVVHRREMTYSHVVESNAIGRDFDKEKIIKLLLQENPHISVIPIVGIGGMGKTTLAKLVYNDQRITESFPLKMWICVSDDFDFNQLLIKIIMCTSEGDLASSYSPVGQQNVKDLDVQQLQHTLRKKIAGKKFLLILDDVWNDDRVKWLELRDLLEMMGSNKSKILVTTRSPTIASMMGTVSSYNLEGLSLKNSLSLFVRWAFKEGEEKKYPKLMNIAREIVKKCSGVPLAIRTLGSSLFSKHKIDEWEHVRDNEIWKLSQKENDILPVLKLSYDQMPSYLKHCFAMFSLFPKDYVFISATVSSLWGALGLLPSSVENKSLEDIANQYLLELMSKSFLQDFIDFGAGYCFKIHDLMHDLAIYVAKDQCVCVNFNVQNMPENVQHLSFLVKHMPDKSHIPESATLRTILFPVHEIGVDEAFLNTSVLKHKYLYMLDLSNSTYETLPWFIHKLKHLRFLDLQYNRKVKRLPDSICMLQCLQTFLLVGCTELEVLPRGLEKLISLRRLEITTKQISLPEKEIANLKFLQRLHISFSENLESLFLGIKLPTLKTLIVGKCSNLKFLTIDPKHFPQLEYIHINGCDKLEFPEEYDCGTKDSNMRLKCIWLESLPQLVTLPPWVQSSTNTLHTLIIRGCINFEVFPKWLSSLICLNRLRICDCPKLMSLPNDFHCLTALERLVIVNCPKLCRKCVPGVGEYWPRISHIKEVIIDRPEHFRSAVAMAND
- the LOC112754743 gene encoding peroxidase 8-like; this encodes MTVEAMVVLLGAHSVGVAHCVSFQRRLLSFNGKHDPTMDPALDSKLVKVCNPKAGRVQVSPPSAFLDQNTSFIVDNEFYKQILLNRGVLQIDQELALDSSTKDFVSSFAVNGDKFQKSFADAMIKMGKIEILVRNDEEIR